Proteins from one Deinococcus seoulensis genomic window:
- a CDS encoding bifunctional 4-hydroxy-2-oxoglutarate aldolase/2-dehydro-3-deoxy-phosphogluconate aldolase yields the protein MPAETRTRDLLAQVSRAGVVGVLRAPHADAAVQATLAATRAGLQVTELTFTTPGVTDALHALSRALPAGTLLGAGTVMNAAQATAAIEAGAAFLVSPHLGEDVLRVALEAGVPYLPGVLTPTEIVRALTLGAPAVKLFPAGSAGGAAYLRDLLGPLPQLQVMVTGGVRPDEVEAYRHAGALAVGLGSNLYPKAALTQGDWLAVEDATRAALIQAGAA from the coding sequence TTGCCCGCTGAGACCCGCACCCGGGACCTGCTGGCGCAGGTGAGCCGCGCCGGCGTGGTGGGCGTGCTGCGCGCCCCGCACGCCGACGCGGCCGTGCAGGCCACGCTGGCCGCCACCCGCGCGGGCCTGCAGGTGACCGAACTGACCTTCACGACGCCCGGCGTGACCGACGCCCTGCACGCCCTGAGCCGCGCGCTGCCCGCCGGGACGCTGCTGGGCGCCGGGACCGTCATGAACGCCGCGCAGGCCACCGCCGCCATCGAGGCCGGCGCGGCGTTCCTGGTCAGCCCGCACCTGGGCGAGGACGTGCTGCGCGTGGCGCTGGAGGCCGGCGTGCCGTACCTGCCGGGCGTCCTGACCCCCACCGAGATCGTGCGCGCCCTGACGCTGGGCGCCCCGGCCGTGAAACTGTTCCCGGCCGGATCGGCCGGCGGCGCCGCGTACCTGCGCGACCTGCTGGGGCCGCTGCCGCAGCTGCAGGTGATGGTCACGGGCGGCGTCCGCCCGGACGAGGTGGAAGCGTACCGGCACGCGGGCGCGCTGGCCGTGGGACTCGGCTCGAACCTGTACCCGAAAGCGGCCCTCACGCAGGGCGACTGGCTGGCCGTCGAGGACGCCACCCGCGCCGCGCTGATCCAGGCGGGCGCCGCGTGA
- a CDS encoding sugar kinase, producing MTPGTLSPTDFSPAAFSPAGSRPTDLLGIGECMVEFHAARPLGEAAHLTRAYGGDVLNALISAARLGSRAAFLSRVGNDPFGPPLRRAWAAEGIDVTHAPLVPGENGVYFISLQPGGEREFTYRRAGSAASLLTPDDVTPQAVQGSRAVLLSGITQALSASAQAATLRAARLAREAGTLVAFDPNHRPRLWEARAGHAAHQAARDAWTELLPFVDLLLPSWPADTLFLDPQDAATPERSAAAFAALGPAVALKAGGDGAFLHARSGAAHVPAQANVTVIDTTGAGDAWNGAFLHALLRGDPPAQAAGLAHRVAAHSLQFRGAVPPRPERPITERPITEGPITERPITDQSSPDPDSPAPISPALNSPAPTTPDPTTPSRPEMPA from the coding sequence GTGACACCCGGCACCCTCAGCCCCACCGACTTCAGCCCTGCCGCCTTCAGTCCGGCCGGTTCCAGGCCCACCGACCTGCTGGGCATCGGCGAGTGCATGGTGGAATTCCACGCGGCCCGGCCGCTCGGCGAGGCCGCGCACCTGACCCGCGCGTACGGCGGCGACGTCCTGAACGCCCTGATCAGCGCCGCGCGCCTGGGCAGCCGCGCCGCGTTCCTGTCACGCGTCGGGAACGACCCCTTCGGCCCGCCGCTGCGCCGCGCCTGGGCCGCCGAGGGCATCGACGTGACGCACGCGCCCCTGGTGCCCGGCGAGAACGGCGTGTACTTCATCAGCCTGCAACCCGGCGGGGAACGCGAATTCACGTACCGCCGCGCTGGCAGCGCCGCCAGCCTCCTGACCCCGGACGACGTGACCCCGCAGGCCGTGCAGGGCAGCCGCGCCGTGCTGCTCTCGGGCATCACGCAGGCCCTCTCGGCGTCCGCGCAGGCCGCCACGCTGCGCGCCGCCCGCCTGGCCCGCGAGGCCGGCACGCTCGTCGCCTTCGACCCCAACCACCGACCGCGCCTGTGGGAAGCCCGCGCCGGGCACGCCGCCCATCAGGCCGCCCGTGACGCCTGGACCGAACTGCTGCCGTTCGTGGACCTGCTGCTGCCCAGCTGGCCCGCCGACACCCTGTTCCTGGACCCGCAGGACGCGGCCACGCCCGAACGGAGCGCCGCCGCGTTCGCCGCGCTCGGCCCGGCCGTCGCCCTGAAAGCCGGAGGGGACGGCGCGTTCCTGCACGCCCGCAGCGGCGCGGCGCACGTTCCGGCGCAGGCGAACGTCACGGTCATCGACACGACCGGCGCGGGCGACGCCTGGAACGGCGCGTTCCTGCACGCCCTGCTGCGCGGCGACCCGCCCGCACAGGCCGCCGGACTGGCCCACCGGGTCGCGGCGCACTCGCTGCAATTCCGGGGCGCGGTGCCGCCACGCCCGGAGCGGCCCATCACGGAGCGGCCCATCACAGAGGGGCCCATCACAGAGCGGCCCATCACGGACCAGTCCAGCCCCGACCCTGACAGCCCAGCCCCGATCAGCCCAGCCCTGAACAGCCCAGCCCCGACCACACCCGACCCGACCACACCCTCACGCCCGGAGATGCCTGCATGA
- a CDS encoding zinc-dependent alcohol dehydrogenase family protein codes for MRALVYEAFGTRPAVQTVPDPDPTPGGVVVEVGASGVCRSDWHGWMGHDPDIRLPHVPGHELAGTIVAVGAQVTAFRVGERVTVPFVAGCGRCGPCRAGDQQVCHAQFQPGFTHWGSFAQFVALEHADQNLVRLPGSMDFATAASLGCRFSTAFRAVSQQGRVQGGEWVAVHGCGGVGLSAIQIARSLGARVIAVDIDDTKLALAAQLGAEHTLNATRTPDVPAAITDLSGGGAHLSLDALGHPQTLVNSVLCLRTRGRHVQVGLLLAEHSRPAVPMDRVIGRELQLLGSHGMAAHTYPQMLGMIERGLLNPAALIGQRIDLDGAADALTGMNAFTGTGVTVIDRF; via the coding sequence ATGCGCGCCCTGGTGTACGAAGCGTTCGGAACCCGCCCCGCCGTTCAGACGGTCCCCGACCCGGACCCCACGCCCGGCGGCGTGGTCGTCGAGGTCGGCGCCAGCGGCGTGTGCCGCAGCGACTGGCACGGCTGGATGGGACACGACCCGGACATCCGGCTCCCGCACGTGCCGGGCCACGAACTGGCCGGGACGATCGTGGCGGTCGGCGCGCAGGTCACGGCCTTCCGGGTCGGGGAGCGGGTCACGGTGCCGTTCGTGGCCGGCTGCGGCCGCTGCGGCCCCTGCCGCGCCGGGGATCAGCAGGTCTGCCACGCGCAGTTCCAGCCGGGCTTCACGCACTGGGGGTCGTTCGCGCAGTTCGTGGCGCTCGAACACGCCGACCAGAACCTCGTGCGGCTGCCCGGCAGCATGGACTTCGCCACGGCCGCCAGCCTGGGCTGCCGCTTCTCGACGGCGTTCCGGGCCGTCTCGCAGCAGGGCCGCGTGCAGGGCGGCGAGTGGGTGGCCGTGCACGGCTGCGGCGGCGTGGGCCTGTCCGCCATTCAGATCGCGCGCAGCCTGGGCGCCCGCGTGATCGCCGTGGACATCGACGACACGAAACTGGCGCTGGCCGCGCAACTCGGCGCGGAACACACCCTGAACGCCACCCGCACCCCGGACGTTCCGGCCGCCATCACCGACCTGAGCGGCGGCGGCGCTCACCTGTCCCTGGACGCCCTGGGCCACCCGCAGACCCTCGTGAACTCGGTGCTGTGCCTGCGCACCCGTGGACGGCACGTGCAGGTGGGCCTGCTGCTGGCCGAGCACTCCCGCCCGGCCGTCCCGATGGACCGCGTGATCGGCCGGGAACTGCAACTGCTCGGCAGTCACGGCATGGCCGCGCACACGTACCCGCAGATGCTCGGCATGATCGAACGCGGCCTGCTGAACCCGGCCGCGCTGATCGGCCAGCGCATCGACCTGGACGGCGCGGCCGACGCCCTGACCGGCATGAACGCCTTCACGGGCACCGGCGTGACCGTCATTGACCGCTTCTGA
- the kduD gene encoding 2-dehydro-3-deoxy-D-gluconate 5-dehydrogenase KduD, with the protein MNAPDPQAGRRSPFDLSGRVALVTGGSVGIGAAIAAGLARAGADVAVVTHSRQDPATQAAIEAAGARYAAFQADLAALDGPGMNDLIARVEATLGPVDILVNNAGIIRREAAEQYSDEDWAAVTELNLNAVWRLSRAAAHGMLTRGHGRIVNIASLLSFQGGIRVPAYTASKHAVAGLTKALANEWGARGVTVNAIAPGYIATANTDALRADPERNRSILERIPAGRWGEAQDIAGAAVFLASGAATYVNGHVLVVDGGWLAR; encoded by the coding sequence GTGAACGCCCCCGACCCGCAGGCCGGGCGGCGCAGCCCGTTCGACCTGAGCGGCCGCGTGGCGCTGGTCACCGGCGGCAGCGTCGGCATCGGCGCGGCCATCGCCGCCGGACTGGCCCGCGCCGGGGCGGACGTGGCCGTGGTCACGCACTCCCGGCAGGACCCGGCCACGCAGGCCGCCATCGAGGCCGCCGGGGCGCGCTACGCGGCGTTCCAGGCGGACCTCGCCGCGCTGGACGGACCCGGCATGAACGACCTGATCGCGCGGGTCGAGGCGACACTCGGGCCGGTGGACATCCTGGTGAACAACGCCGGCATCATCCGCCGCGAGGCCGCCGAGCAGTACAGCGACGAGGACTGGGCGGCCGTGACCGAACTGAACCTGAACGCCGTGTGGCGCCTGAGCCGCGCCGCCGCGCACGGCATGCTCACGCGCGGGCACGGCCGGATCGTGAACATCGCCTCGCTGCTGTCCTTCCAGGGCGGCATTCGCGTGCCCGCCTACACCGCCAGCAAGCACGCGGTCGCCGGACTGACCAAGGCCCTGGCGAACGAGTGGGGCGCGCGCGGCGTGACCGTGAACGCCATTGCACCCGGCTACATCGCCACCGCGAACACCGACGCCCTGCGCGCCGACCCGGAACGCAACCGCAGCATCCTGGAACGCATTCCCGCCGGACGCTGGGGCGAGGCGCAGGACATCGCGGGCGCCGCCGTGTTCCTGGCGTCCGGCGCGGCCACCTACGTGAACGGCCACGTGCTGGTCGTGGACGGAGGCTGGCTTGCCCGCTGA
- a CDS encoding acyltransferase produces MTAVQNFAAPSERQPSADLPHFFDYCPWRFRAWATDAERAAQAAHQATLTGSGAARIGPDCFVSPLAGVYPRALVLGARSYVAAYAYVTDEVTTGDDCTLNPYAVVRGRVRMGSGVRIGAHASIIGFNHGFADPHTPVFQQAETVRGIEIGDDVWIGSSVTILDGVRVGSHTILAAGAVVTRDVPDYAVVGGSPARILKSRLGEPAPASPPASAPARAAPSAAPDPHDLNALLSAFGSRVAAQWPDVLRTCANTDPHAGAPTYLPQPGQTPSVRATCDAIEIAAMFGALPELRSREEFAAQLHSYQDPHTGLYPDPWHPPAAGDNPWHLTDHLSRYHLLAVGYALELLGEAPRYPVHAVARLDAAALTGLLEGLPWTERAWSAGDWIDGYGTGLYLNARNFAGHAAPGAAEALHGWLLSRADPASGLWGTPGAQDGWLQPVNGFYRLTRGTFAQFGLPVPYPDAATDTLLRHARDTRFFSDARGNACNVLDVIHPLWLCGRQTTHRADDVQAWAQAQLRRILPRWVDGRGFAFELPAQPGAAPASQPGLQGTEMWLSTAYLLAEVLGRSEHLGYRPRGVHRLEPALTFPRAGTSPTRLPVTSPGA; encoded by the coding sequence GTGACGGCCGTCCAGAACTTCGCGGCGCCGTCGGAACGCCAGCCGTCGGCGGACCTGCCGCACTTCTTCGACTACTGCCCGTGGCGGTTCCGGGCCTGGGCCACCGACGCCGAGCGGGCCGCGCAGGCCGCGCACCAGGCGACCCTGACCGGCAGCGGCGCCGCCCGCATCGGCCCGGACTGTTTCGTGTCGCCGCTGGCCGGGGTATACCCGCGCGCGCTGGTGCTGGGCGCGCGGTCGTACGTCGCCGCGTACGCCTACGTGACCGACGAGGTCACGACCGGCGACGACTGCACCCTGAACCCCTACGCGGTCGTGCGCGGCCGGGTCCGCATGGGCAGCGGCGTGCGGATCGGCGCGCACGCCTCGATCATCGGGTTCAACCACGGGTTCGCGGACCCGCACACCCCGGTGTTCCAGCAGGCCGAAACGGTGCGCGGCATCGAGATCGGGGACGACGTGTGGATCGGTTCGAGCGTCACGATCCTCGACGGCGTGCGGGTCGGCAGTCACACCATCCTCGCGGCGGGCGCCGTCGTCACGCGTGACGTGCCGGACTACGCCGTGGTGGGCGGCAGCCCGGCCCGCATCCTGAAGAGTCGCCTGGGTGAACCCGCCCCCGCCAGCCCGCCCGCCAGCGCCCCCGCCCGCGCGGCCCCCTCCGCCGCGCCGGACCCGCACGACCTGAACGCCCTGCTCTCGGCGTTCGGGTCGCGCGTGGCCGCCCAGTGGCCGGACGTGCTGCGCACCTGCGCTAACACCGACCCCCACGCGGGCGCCCCCACCTACCTCCCGCAGCCCGGACAGACCCCCTCCGTGCGCGCCACCTGCGACGCCATCGAGATCGCCGCCATGTTCGGCGCCCTGCCGGAACTGCGCAGCCGCGAGGAGTTCGCCGCGCAACTCCACTCGTACCAGGACCCGCACACCGGCCTGTACCCGGACCCCTGGCACCCACCGGCCGCCGGGGACAACCCCTGGCACCTGACCGACCACCTCTCCCGCTACCACCTGCTGGCCGTCGGCTACGCCCTGGAACTGCTGGGCGAGGCGCCGCGCTATCCTGTCCACGCGGTCGCCCGGCTGGACGCCGCTGCCCTGACCGGCCTGCTGGAGGGCCTGCCCTGGACCGAACGGGCCTGGAGTGCCGGCGACTGGATCGACGGGTACGGCACCGGCCTGTACCTGAACGCCCGCAACTTTGCCGGTCACGCCGCGCCGGGCGCCGCCGAGGCGCTGCACGGCTGGCTCCTGTCACGCGCCGATCCGGCCAGCGGCCTGTGGGGCACTCCGGGCGCGCAGGACGGCTGGCTGCAACCCGTCAACGGCTTCTACCGCCTGACGCGCGGCACCTTCGCGCAGTTCGGACTGCCCGTCCCGTACCCGGACGCCGCGACCGACACGCTGCTGCGCCACGCCCGCGACACCCGCTTCTTCAGCGACGCGCGCGGCAACGCCTGCAACGTCCTGGACGTCATTCACCCGCTGTGGCTGTGCGGTCGCCAGACCACCCACCGCGCCGACGACGTGCAGGCCTGGGCGCAGGCGCAGCTGCGGCGCATCCTGCCCCGCTGGGTGGACGGACGCGGCTTCGCCTTCGAACTGCCCGCCCAGCCCGGCGCTGCCCCCGCCTCGCAGCCGGGCCTGCAGGGCACCGAGATGTGGCTGTCCACCGCATACCTGCTGGCCGAGGTGCTGGGCCGCAGCGAGCACCTCGGCTACCGCCCACGCGGCGTGCACCGCCTGGAACCCGCCCTGACCTTCCCGCGCGCCGGGACCAGCCCCACCCGCCTGCCCGTCACCTCTCCCGGCGCCTGA
- a CDS encoding cupin domain-containing protein → MTDTAPTDRPPADHPAAPAPLLRLGDDWSPAEPGVTRRLVARGTSLMAMQVRFESGAAGARHAHPHEQLTLVLSGRFRFVLGDTPHEISAGQSLAIPGGTEHEALALEAGELLDMFSPVREDLVGP, encoded by the coding sequence ATGACCGACACTGCCCCCACCGACCGCCCCCCCGCCGACCATCCCGCCGCGCCCGCCCCCCTGCTGCGCCTCGGGGACGACTGGTCGCCCGCCGAGCCCGGCGTGACCCGCAGACTCGTCGCGCGCGGCACCTCACTGATGGCCATGCAGGTCCGGTTCGAGAGCGGCGCCGCCGGAGCCCGCCACGCCCACCCGCACGAGCAACTGACGCTGGTGCTGTCCGGCCGGTTCCGGTTCGTGCTGGGCGACACCCCGCACGAGATCAGCGCCGGGCAGAGCCTCGCCATTCCCGGCGGCACCGAACACGAGGCGCTGGCCCTCGAGGCAGGCGAACTGCTCGACATGTTCAGCCCCGTCCGCGAGGACCTCGTCGGCCCGTGA